GGTGAAAAGAGTGGAAATAATTTCACCAAATCACGGTATTTTTGATGGCAGAGTCAGGGTCGAAGAAGTCAATGAAAACCTGAGCCTTGACCTGCCTCTTGAGGATACATATGAAACTATAGGTGGACTGGTTTTTCATCAACTGGGAAATAAGCCTCAGGCCGGTGACGGGGTATGTGTGGATTGTGCTTCCATTAAAGTTATGCAAATGCAGGGAAACCGGGTAAAACGGGTAGAAGTGGTCAAAGAAAATAATCCTGGAAATTCTCCGGGGGAAGAAGAAATCACCGAATAAATACCGCGGGTTGCAGCCGGAACAACTGCAGCCCGCTATTTTTTTGCTGAAATCTATTACGAAAAAATATTCACCCCAGCAGTTCCTTGAGCTTCTTCACATCTGTAATGGGTTGCCGGCAGGCATAATTGGTACATACATATGCTGCAGCCCTTCCCTCTAGAGGATTCCTGTCCCTAATGAAGGGAATAATATCTGAAAGCTGTTCTCCTTCCTCGCCGGGTGCCTTAACTATCAGGAGCAGTTCAGGCCGGAAAACGCTGTTGATTGCCCGCAGCATTTCCTTCATTTCACCGGAATTGGGGTTTCCAGCCAAAGTTACTTCGATAGGTGGCACTATATCAAACCAAACGCCCATCAGGAAATGGGAGTGGCCCATTGGGGTCTCATTAATAGAACCCCCAAATGCCTTCAACTGCAGCCGGGACTTTTCCTCCAGGTCACGGTCACCGGTAAGCCGGGCCAATTTAAGCAGATTGAGGACTGCTGCCGAGTTTCCCGAGGGTATAGCGCCATCATAAGTCTCCTTGGGGCGGCTGATGAGGTTTTCTGCATCAGAGCCGTACTGAAAAAGACCGCCATTGGCTTCATCCCAAAAATACTTTAACATATCGCGGTTAAGCTCCAGAGCAAGTGAGAGATAGTCAGGTTTAAAGGTTGCCTGGTATAATTCAATCAAACCCCAAACCAGGAAGGCATAATCGTCAACATAAGCGGGGAATGCGGCCTCACCATCCCTGTACCGGGCCAGCAGACGCCCATCCTCTCTCCTCAGGTTTTGCCTGATAAATTGTACAGCTTTTTCGGCTGCTGCCGCATATTCAGGCGCATCCAGTACACGCGCCCCCAAGGATAAAGCGGCAATCATCAAACCATTCCATGAGGTCAGTATTTTGTCATCCTTAAAGGGGTGCACCCGTCGGTCCCTGTAAAGGAAAAGTTGTTTCAGGAGTTGGGGGTCTCCATTTTGGTAACCCGTCTTGATCAGGTTAGGAATGCTTTTTCCTTCAAAATTACCTTCAGGGGTGATGTCATATTGCCGGCAAAACCTTTCTCCATCTTCCTGCCCAAGAACATCTTTGATTTCATCAGGTGTCCATATGTAGAATTTGCCTTCCTCCCCCTCGGAATCAGCATCTTCCGCAGAATAAAAAGCGCCCTCCGGTGAGGTCATGTCCCTGAGCACATATGTGAATATGTCGCGCGCTATTTTGGCCCATTTTTCTTTTTTTCCGACCTGATAAGTTTCCAGATATGCTATTGCCAGCAGGGCATTGTCATAAAGCATCTTCTCAAAATGCGGGACCAGCCATTGCCTGTCAGTGGCATACCTGGAAAAACCAAAACCGATGTGGTCATACATGCCGCCCAGGTACATGGATTCGAGGGTCTTTTCCACCATTTCCAGAGCCTGTTCCCTGCCTGTCATCTTCCAGCAGCGCAGCAGGAGGGATAGGTTGTGGGGGGTAGGGAACTTGGGCGCCCTGCCAAATCCGCCGAATTCCGGATCAAAGGAGTTCTCATAATAACTGTATGCCCCGGACAGGGTGTCTTCGGTGATTGAGCCCGTGGCGTGGGTGAAAAAGTTTTTTTCGATGGCGTTTGTTATGTCATCAACCGTCTGCAGCAGCTTTTCCCTTTCATTTTGCCATAGCTCAGTAACCCGGGTTAATATGCTTATCAACCCAGGCATCCCTCGTGAATCCTGCTTGGGGAAATATGTCCCGGCAAAAAACGGCTTTTTCCCGGGAGTCAGAATAACTGTCAGCGGCCAGCCGCCGTGCCCTGTTATGGCCTGGCAGACTGCCATGTAGATAGTGTCTATGTCAGGGCGCTCCTCGCGGTCAACTTTAATGGATACAAAGTTTTTATTGAGAATTTCGGCAACCTCGGTATCTTCAAAGGATTCACGTTCCATGACATGACACCAGTGGCAAGTACTATAGCCGATGGAGAGGAAGATGGGTTTATCTTCATTTTTTGCCTTTTCAAAGGCTTCATCGCTCCAAGGGAACCAATCCACGGGGTTGTAGGCGTGTTGCAGGAGATAAGGACTCTTTTCATTTATAAGTCTATTGGGTGTCTTGGTGAGTTTCATGGGCATCACCTCCTTAAGTCTCTATTTGTTGATAGGATGTCCAAGTTTTGAACTTAAATATGTAAAAATTAAATACATACTGAGAGTGATATTTATTTGTGAATTGAATTCTATTTGTAAATCCGGGGAACTTTATTAAAGAATTGGAATGGAGTAAGGATTGGTGGGACAAAACAATAAATAAGGGTGAGTTCATTAATGATGGATAAATTTAGAATAAGTGACCGGGTAATTTTAGTGCTTTTATCGGGAACTGTTTCTGCGGCAGTTGCAAATACATTTGGGTATATTTCCAAGAGCTTTTATCCACTGACAGTAATTATGCCTGAAGCTGCCGCGGAATTATTTGTCCGTCCAAAGCAAATCCATACAATATTAGGCTTTGTATTCGGAAACCTAATGAGTTTCGGAATGGGAGGACTTCACGCTTTAGCATTTGTGGCAATCCTTGATATAACGGGATGGCGATACTTTTGGTTGAAAAGTTTCGCAGTTACCACTCTTGGTTGGCTAGTAGGAGTTGGTATGTTGTTTCGTGCTCTAGGCGTCGCTTCCGGGAATAACCCTGACTTACTGTCATCAGTTTTATTTTATGGTGCTCATCTTGTATATTTGACAGTATCGGCTTTTATTATTGGAAGGTACGGAGTACCTATAAACGAATTAACAGAGAATATCGGTTTTCGGCAATTCACAAGGGATGAGGTTAGTTTACCACCAACATACGGTAACAAAAGAGTATTCACCATAACCCCTAACCCTGCAAAAAAACTGAAAGTGACTTCGTTTAAGAGAACAAGGTAGGTGTGTGATACCACTACTAAAGCAGATTATGCTGTGACGTACTCCCACCACCTACGCTAGCACTAAGAGGTGGGGGCTTCTTGGGACGTACCGACCAACGTCAGTATAATTACCAAGCTATCCCCGTTCGCCCAACGGTTCTTTGATTATTCTCAGGCTATACCAAGTATCCGGCAGCCTTCATTTTTGATATTGATGGCAGCGTTCACGTCCCTATCCAGTTCTGCTCCGCAACGGGGGCATGTCCAGGTTCTGTCTGCCAGTGTCAATTCTTTGTTTTCATGCTTGCATAAATGGCAAAGTTTGCTGGATGGATACCATTTGTCCGATGGCTAAGCGCCACTAAGATTCTCTATTTCATAAGTGGGAGATAAGTGGCGCTAAGCCCCTGGATAAGTCAACTAAACTTCAGATGAAGTATAAAACTCCATCTGAAGTAAGTTTCCTTTATCAATAATGACCAGATATTTGCCTTTTTCCATTATTTTATATGCTAAAAAAGTTTTTAGCATCCCAAACCCATTATCATTGGTTGATTTTGCTAAATTCAAACTTTGGGCCATGCCTCTCATATTTAGGTCCTCAATAGCAACAACATCATAGGCATTGGCTATCTGCCTTGACAATTGATGCAAAAAGTCCTTTCGCTGATTGGCAA
The Phosphitispora fastidiosa genome window above contains:
- a CDS encoding thioredoxin domain-containing protein, producing MKLTKTPNRLINEKSPYLLQHAYNPVDWFPWSDEAFEKAKNEDKPIFLSIGYSTCHWCHVMERESFEDTEVAEILNKNFVSIKVDREERPDIDTIYMAVCQAITGHGGWPLTVILTPGKKPFFAGTYFPKQDSRGMPGLISILTRVTELWQNEREKLLQTVDDITNAIEKNFFTHATGSITEDTLSGAYSYYENSFDPEFGGFGRAPKFPTPHNLSLLLRCWKMTGREQALEMVEKTLESMYLGGMYDHIGFGFSRYATDRQWLVPHFEKMLYDNALLAIAYLETYQVGKKEKWAKIARDIFTYVLRDMTSPEGAFYSAEDADSEGEEGKFYIWTPDEIKDVLGQEDGERFCRQYDITPEGNFEGKSIPNLIKTGYQNGDPQLLKQLFLYRDRRVHPFKDDKILTSWNGLMIAALSLGARVLDAPEYAAAAEKAVQFIRQNLRREDGRLLARYRDGEAAFPAYVDDYAFLVWGLIELYQATFKPDYLSLALELNRDMLKYFWDEANGGLFQYGSDAENLISRPKETYDGAIPSGNSAAVLNLLKLARLTGDRDLEEKSRLQLKAFGGSINETPMGHSHFLMGVWFDIVPPIEVTLAGNPNSGEMKEMLRAINSVFRPELLLIVKAPGEEGEQLSDIIPFIRDRNPLEGRAAAYVCTNYACRQPITDVKKLKELLG